From one Phragmitibacter flavus genomic stretch:
- the creC gene encoding two-component system sensor histidine kinase CreC, which produces MHFINTASLTSRLLAGFTLIAGMGFWLMMDKVLDRVERQYLEAAEEGMVDMANLLAELLERDLGPGGNFDPKVLEEAFVGVKGRVLEARIYSLVKTEVDLEVYVTDADGRVLFDSMHPEQVGDVRSMRDVLLTLKGMYGARSTRWNEEDKNSSMLFVGAPIFVEERIVGVVSLGKPQKNVFMFRDETKEWLKRTIGSLVLAMMMGSFLLARWTTRPIRRLTDYARAITRGERPRLPGLHGSEMKTLGGAFESMRDVLENRESVEHYVQTLTHELKSPVAAIRGASELLQEGEMNEAQRQKFLRNIQLESLRLQDLLDRLLKLTALEKQKFLESAMEVDLSAVAREVCEHFTAVAEQRQLRVKCEIEDGLKVFGEAFLLHTALSNLVQNAVDFSPDGGVVLVRLKRDDEERWVRFLVEDEGPGMPDYAASRIFERFYSLPRPGTGKKSSGLGLCFVKEAAALHGGTVVIRNRGSGGVRAVFAVPG; this is translated from the coding sequence ATGCACTTTATCAACACGGCGTCGCTGACGTCGCGGTTGCTGGCGGGGTTTACCTTGATTGCAGGGATGGGATTTTGGTTGATGATGGACAAGGTGTTGGATCGGGTGGAGAGGCAGTATCTGGAGGCGGCGGAGGAGGGGATGGTGGACATGGCGAACCTGCTGGCGGAGCTGCTGGAGCGGGATCTGGGGCCAGGGGGAAATTTTGATCCGAAGGTGTTGGAGGAAGCGTTTGTGGGGGTGAAGGGGAGGGTGTTGGAGGCGCGAATCTATTCTTTGGTGAAGACCGAAGTGGATCTTGAAGTGTATGTGACGGACGCGGACGGGCGGGTGTTGTTCGATTCGATGCACCCGGAGCAGGTGGGCGATGTGCGGTCGATGCGGGATGTGTTGTTGACGTTAAAAGGCATGTATGGAGCGAGGTCGACGCGATGGAACGAGGAGGACAAGAACTCGTCGATGCTGTTTGTCGGGGCGCCGATTTTTGTGGAGGAGAGGATTGTGGGGGTGGTGAGTTTGGGTAAGCCGCAGAAGAACGTTTTTATGTTTCGGGATGAGACGAAGGAGTGGTTGAAGCGGACGATTGGGAGTTTGGTTTTGGCGATGATGATGGGGTCGTTTTTGCTGGCGCGGTGGACGACGCGTCCGATTCGTCGGCTGACGGATTACGCGCGGGCGATTACGAGGGGGGAGCGACCGCGTTTGCCGGGGTTGCATGGGAGCGAGATGAAGACGTTGGGCGGGGCGTTTGAGTCGATGAGGGATGTGTTGGAGAACCGGGAGTCAGTGGAGCATTATGTGCAGACGTTGACGCATGAGTTGAAGAGTCCGGTGGCGGCGATTCGCGGGGCATCGGAGTTGTTGCAGGAAGGCGAGATGAACGAGGCGCAGCGGCAGAAGTTTTTGCGGAATATTCAGCTGGAGTCGTTGCGATTGCAGGATTTGTTGGATCGTCTGTTGAAGCTGACGGCGCTGGAGAAGCAGAAATTTTTAGAGTCGGCGATGGAGGTCGATTTAAGTGCGGTGGCGCGCGAGGTGTGTGAGCATTTCACGGCGGTGGCGGAGCAGCGTCAGTTGCGGGTGAAGTGCGAGATTGAGGACGGATTGAAAGTGTTTGGGGAGGCGTTTTTGTTGCACACGGCGTTGAGCAATCTGGTGCAGAATGCGGTGGATTTTTCGCCGGATGGTGGAGTGGTGTTGGTGAGATTGAAGCGCGATGACGAGGAGCGCTGGGTGAGGTTTTTGGTGGAGGATGAGGGACCGGGGATGCCGGATTATGCGGCGTCGCGGATTTTTGAGAGGTTTTATTCGCTGCCGAGGCCGGGAACAGGGAAGAAGAGCAGCGGGTTGGGATTGTGTTTTGTGAAGGAGGCGGCGGCGCTGCACGGAGGAACGGTGGTGATCCGGAATCGTGGGAGTGGGGGTGTGAGGGCGGTGTTTGCGGTGCCGGGGTAG